A DNA window from Taeniopygia guttata chromosome 8, bTaeGut7.mat, whole genome shotgun sequence contains the following coding sequences:
- the OMA1 gene encoding metalloendopeptidase OMA1, mitochondrial isoform X3, which translates to MNIICGLKMSGRNCILSHLASLCKQGKRNNLSRSYTGQCQSQGDRNRCQRLDLSGNAINCFLTGNPDTYRNLVGKGLRCLLDVPHTSGREVYRNTNHSLGRFFSQSSQPLGEKIPSLLINSAGQPPCHFPAWNTQINRSFHASPSLQAAPVPLFWIIVKPAQKLFAIILGRSIRNWWKALPPNKRELFKASARKNKWKILLGVSSLGVVFVMFYFTHLEETPITGRARLLVFGKEHFRELSQMEYDMWMEQFKNQMLPETDARYQVVERVVGHLSESNKDIPQVSALQWVIHVVDEPGVNAFVLPNGQVFVFTGLLDAVSDIHQLSFILGHEIAHAVLEHAAEKASLVHFLDFLSLIFLTMIWAICPRDSLAVVGQWIQSKLQEFMFDRPYSRTLEAEADKVGLQFAAKACVDVRASSVFWQQMELAETIQGQPKLPEWLSTHPSHENRAEHLDRLIPEGQRNRRLQN; encoded by the exons ATGAATATCATCTGTGGTCTAAAGATGTCAGGCAGAAACTGCATTTTGTCTCATTTGGCTTCTTTGTGCAAGCAGGGGAAGCGCAATAATCTCTCTAGGTCTTACACAGGACAGTGCCAAAGTCAAGGTGACAGAAATAGATGCCAAAGGTTGGATTTGAGTGGAAATGCTATAAACTGTTTTTTGACTGGAAACCCTGACACCTATAGAAACTTGGTTGGTAAAGGACTGAGATGTCTTTTGGATGTCCCACATACAAGTGGACGGGAAGTGTACAGGAATACAAACCATAGTTTGGGAAGGTTTTTCTCCCAGTCTTCTCAGCCACTGGGGGAGAAGATCCCATCCCTCCTGATCAATTCTGCAGGCCAACCCCCATGTCACTTTCCTGCTTGGAACACTCAGATCAACAGGTCTTTTCACGCATCACCATCACTTCAGGCTGCACCAGTTCCTCTTTTCTGGATTATTGTGAAGCCAGCTCAGAAATTATTTGCCATCATTCTTGGCAG GAGCATAAGAAATTGGTGGAAGGCACTTCCTCCTAATAAACGAGAACTCTTCAAAGCAAgtgcaagaaaaaacaaatggaaGATCCTGCTGGGTGTCAGCAGCTTGGGAGTTGTATTTGTCATGTTTTATTTTACCCACTTGGAGGAGACACCCATCACTGGGCGTGCTCGACTGTTGGTGTTTGGCAAAGAGCATTTTAGGGAGCTGTCACAGATGGAATATGATATG tggatgGAGCAGTTCAAAAATCAGATGTTACCTGAGACAGATGCACGCTACCAGGTTGTGGAGAGAGTTGTTGGGCAtttgtctgaaagcaacaaGGACATCCCCCAAGTCTCGGCTCTCCAGTGGGTTATCCACGTGGTGGATGAACCAGGTGTAAATGCTTTTGTGCTTCCA AATGGTCAAGTGTTTGTTTTTACTGGGTTACTGGATGCAGTTTCTGATATTCATCAGCTGTCATTTATTTTAGGACATGAAATAGCTCATGCTGTGCTGGAACATGCA GCAGAGAAAGCCAGCCTGGTTCACTTCTTGGATTTTCTCTCACTCATCTTTCTCACTATGATTTGGGCCATCTGTCCTCGTGATAGTTTGGCAGTTGTTGGCCAGTGGATTCAGAGCAAGTTGCAGGAG TTCATGTTTGATAGACCCTACAGCAGAACCCTGGAGGCTGAAGCTGATAAAGTGGGACTTCAGTTTGCTGCAAAG GCCTGTGTGGATGTCAGAGCCAGCAGCGTCTTTTGGCAGCAGATGGAATTGGCAGAAACAATCCAGGGGCAGCCCAAGCTGCCAGAGTGGCTTTCCACACACCCTTCCCATGAAAACAGAGCTGAGCACCTGGACCGCCTCATCCCAGAG
- the OMA1 gene encoding metalloendopeptidase OMA1, mitochondrial isoform X4 → MNIICGLKMSGRNCILSHLASLCKQGKRNNLSRSYTGQCQSQGDRNRCQRLDLSGNAINCFLTGNPDTYRNLVGKGLRCLLDVPHTSGREVYRNTNHSLGRFFSQSSQPLGEKIPSLLINSAGQPPCHFPAWNTQINRSFHASPSLQAAPVPLFWIIVKPAQKLFAIILGRSIRNWWKALPPNKRELFKASARKNKWKILLGVSSLGVVFVMFYFTHLEETPITGRARLLVFGKEHFRELSQMEYDMWMEQFKNQMLPETDARYQVVERVVGHLSESNKDIPQVSALQWVIHVVDEPGVNAFVLPNGQVFVFTGLLDAVSDIHQLSFILGHEIAHAVLEHAAEKASLVHFLDFLSLIFLTMIWAICPRDSLAVVGQWIQSKLQEALKIRERCNCPSLSGPDPRLIFKLNMQHLLESSKGRGPPNSTKQDPSKPKLDFPHTQKVEDMPVTFAVKPTN, encoded by the exons ATGAATATCATCTGTGGTCTAAAGATGTCAGGCAGAAACTGCATTTTGTCTCATTTGGCTTCTTTGTGCAAGCAGGGGAAGCGCAATAATCTCTCTAGGTCTTACACAGGACAGTGCCAAAGTCAAGGTGACAGAAATAGATGCCAAAGGTTGGATTTGAGTGGAAATGCTATAAACTGTTTTTTGACTGGAAACCCTGACACCTATAGAAACTTGGTTGGTAAAGGACTGAGATGTCTTTTGGATGTCCCACATACAAGTGGACGGGAAGTGTACAGGAATACAAACCATAGTTTGGGAAGGTTTTTCTCCCAGTCTTCTCAGCCACTGGGGGAGAAGATCCCATCCCTCCTGATCAATTCTGCAGGCCAACCCCCATGTCACTTTCCTGCTTGGAACACTCAGATCAACAGGTCTTTTCACGCATCACCATCACTTCAGGCTGCACCAGTTCCTCTTTTCTGGATTATTGTGAAGCCAGCTCAGAAATTATTTGCCATCATTCTTGGCAG GAGCATAAGAAATTGGTGGAAGGCACTTCCTCCTAATAAACGAGAACTCTTCAAAGCAAgtgcaagaaaaaacaaatggaaGATCCTGCTGGGTGTCAGCAGCTTGGGAGTTGTATTTGTCATGTTTTATTTTACCCACTTGGAGGAGACACCCATCACTGGGCGTGCTCGACTGTTGGTGTTTGGCAAAGAGCATTTTAGGGAGCTGTCACAGATGGAATATGATATG tggatgGAGCAGTTCAAAAATCAGATGTTACCTGAGACAGATGCACGCTACCAGGTTGTGGAGAGAGTTGTTGGGCAtttgtctgaaagcaacaaGGACATCCCCCAAGTCTCGGCTCTCCAGTGGGTTATCCACGTGGTGGATGAACCAGGTGTAAATGCTTTTGTGCTTCCA AATGGTCAAGTGTTTGTTTTTACTGGGTTACTGGATGCAGTTTCTGATATTCATCAGCTGTCATTTATTTTAGGACATGAAATAGCTCATGCTGTGCTGGAACATGCA GCAGAGAAAGCCAGCCTGGTTCACTTCTTGGATTTTCTCTCACTCATCTTTCTCACTATGATTTGGGCCATCTGTCCTCGTGATAGTTTGGCAGTTGTTGGCCAGTGGATTCAGAGCAAGTTGCAGGAG GCTCTTAAAATAAGAGAGAGATGCAATTGCCCATCTCTTTCTGGACCAGATCCTCGCCTTATTTTCAAACTTAACATGCAGCATCTCCTGGAATCATCTAAAGGTCGAGGACCCCCAAATTCTACCAAGCAAGATCCCTCAAAACCAAAGCTGGACTTTCCTCACACTCAAAAAGTGGAAGATATGCCAGTGACTTTTGCAGTTAAACCCACGAACTGA
- the OMA1 gene encoding metalloendopeptidase OMA1, mitochondrial isoform X1, with the protein MNIICGLKMSGRNCILSHLASLCKQGKRNNLSRSYTGQCQSQGDRNRCQRLDLSGNAINCFLTGNPDTYRNLVGKGLRCLLDVPHTSGREVYRNTNHSLGRFFSQSSQPLGEKIPSLLINSAGQPPCHFPAWNTQINRSFHASPSLQAAPVPLFWIIVKPAQKLFAIILGRSIRNWWKALPPNKRELFKASARKNKWKILLGVSSLGVVFVMFYFTHLEETPITGRARLLVFGKEHFRELSQMEYDMWMEQFKNQMLPETDARYQVVERVVGHLSESNKDIPQVSALQWVIHVVDEPGVNAFVLPNGQVFVFTGLLDAVSDIHQLSFILGHEIAHAVLEHAAEKASLVHFLDFLSLIFLTMIWAICPRDSLAVVGQWIQSKLQEFMFDRPYSRTLEAEADKVGLQFAAKACVDVRASSVFWQQMELAETIQGQPKLPEWLSTHPSHENRAEHLDRLIPEALKIRERCNCPSLSGPDPRLIFKLNMQHLLESSKGRGPPNSTKQDPSKPKLDFPHTQKVEDMPVTFAVKPTN; encoded by the exons ATGAATATCATCTGTGGTCTAAAGATGTCAGGCAGAAACTGCATTTTGTCTCATTTGGCTTCTTTGTGCAAGCAGGGGAAGCGCAATAATCTCTCTAGGTCTTACACAGGACAGTGCCAAAGTCAAGGTGACAGAAATAGATGCCAAAGGTTGGATTTGAGTGGAAATGCTATAAACTGTTTTTTGACTGGAAACCCTGACACCTATAGAAACTTGGTTGGTAAAGGACTGAGATGTCTTTTGGATGTCCCACATACAAGTGGACGGGAAGTGTACAGGAATACAAACCATAGTTTGGGAAGGTTTTTCTCCCAGTCTTCTCAGCCACTGGGGGAGAAGATCCCATCCCTCCTGATCAATTCTGCAGGCCAACCCCCATGTCACTTTCCTGCTTGGAACACTCAGATCAACAGGTCTTTTCACGCATCACCATCACTTCAGGCTGCACCAGTTCCTCTTTTCTGGATTATTGTGAAGCCAGCTCAGAAATTATTTGCCATCATTCTTGGCAG GAGCATAAGAAATTGGTGGAAGGCACTTCCTCCTAATAAACGAGAACTCTTCAAAGCAAgtgcaagaaaaaacaaatggaaGATCCTGCTGGGTGTCAGCAGCTTGGGAGTTGTATTTGTCATGTTTTATTTTACCCACTTGGAGGAGACACCCATCACTGGGCGTGCTCGACTGTTGGTGTTTGGCAAAGAGCATTTTAGGGAGCTGTCACAGATGGAATATGATATG tggatgGAGCAGTTCAAAAATCAGATGTTACCTGAGACAGATGCACGCTACCAGGTTGTGGAGAGAGTTGTTGGGCAtttgtctgaaagcaacaaGGACATCCCCCAAGTCTCGGCTCTCCAGTGGGTTATCCACGTGGTGGATGAACCAGGTGTAAATGCTTTTGTGCTTCCA AATGGTCAAGTGTTTGTTTTTACTGGGTTACTGGATGCAGTTTCTGATATTCATCAGCTGTCATTTATTTTAGGACATGAAATAGCTCATGCTGTGCTGGAACATGCA GCAGAGAAAGCCAGCCTGGTTCACTTCTTGGATTTTCTCTCACTCATCTTTCTCACTATGATTTGGGCCATCTGTCCTCGTGATAGTTTGGCAGTTGTTGGCCAGTGGATTCAGAGCAAGTTGCAGGAG TTCATGTTTGATAGACCCTACAGCAGAACCCTGGAGGCTGAAGCTGATAAAGTGGGACTTCAGTTTGCTGCAAAG GCCTGTGTGGATGTCAGAGCCAGCAGCGTCTTTTGGCAGCAGATGGAATTGGCAGAAACAATCCAGGGGCAGCCCAAGCTGCCAGAGTGGCTTTCCACACACCCTTCCCATGAAAACAGAGCTGAGCACCTGGACCGCCTCATCCCAGAG GCTCTTAAAATAAGAGAGAGATGCAATTGCCCATCTCTTTCTGGACCAGATCCTCGCCTTATTTTCAAACTTAACATGCAGCATCTCCTGGAATCATCTAAAGGTCGAGGACCCCCAAATTCTACCAAGCAAGATCCCTCAAAACCAAAGCTGGACTTTCCTCACACTCAAAAAGTGGAAGATATGCCAGTGACTTTTGCAGTTAAACCCACGAACTGA
- the OMA1 gene encoding metalloendopeptidase OMA1, mitochondrial isoform X2: MNIICGLKMSGRNCILSHLASLCKQGKRNNLSRSYTGQCQSQGDRNRCQRLDLSGNAINCFLTGNPDTYRNLVGKGLRCLLDVPHTSGREVYRNTNHSLGRFFSQSSQPLGEKIPSLLINSAGQPPCHFPAWNTQINRSFHASPSLQAAPVPLFWIIVKPAQKLFAIILGRSIRNWWKALPPNKRELFKASARKNKWKILLGVSSLGVVFVMFYFTHLEETPITGRARLLVFGKEHFRELSQMEYDMWMEQFKNQMLPETDARYQVVERVVGHLSESNKDIPQVSALQWVIHVVDEPGVNAFVLPNGQVFVFTGLLDAVSDIHQLSFILGHEIAHAVLEHAAEKASLVHFLDFLSLIFLTMIWAICPRDSLAVVGQWIQSKLQEFMFDRPYSRTLEAEADKVGLQFAAKALKIRERCNCPSLSGPDPRLIFKLNMQHLLESSKGRGPPNSTKQDPSKPKLDFPHTQKVEDMPVTFAVKPTN, encoded by the exons ATGAATATCATCTGTGGTCTAAAGATGTCAGGCAGAAACTGCATTTTGTCTCATTTGGCTTCTTTGTGCAAGCAGGGGAAGCGCAATAATCTCTCTAGGTCTTACACAGGACAGTGCCAAAGTCAAGGTGACAGAAATAGATGCCAAAGGTTGGATTTGAGTGGAAATGCTATAAACTGTTTTTTGACTGGAAACCCTGACACCTATAGAAACTTGGTTGGTAAAGGACTGAGATGTCTTTTGGATGTCCCACATACAAGTGGACGGGAAGTGTACAGGAATACAAACCATAGTTTGGGAAGGTTTTTCTCCCAGTCTTCTCAGCCACTGGGGGAGAAGATCCCATCCCTCCTGATCAATTCTGCAGGCCAACCCCCATGTCACTTTCCTGCTTGGAACACTCAGATCAACAGGTCTTTTCACGCATCACCATCACTTCAGGCTGCACCAGTTCCTCTTTTCTGGATTATTGTGAAGCCAGCTCAGAAATTATTTGCCATCATTCTTGGCAG GAGCATAAGAAATTGGTGGAAGGCACTTCCTCCTAATAAACGAGAACTCTTCAAAGCAAgtgcaagaaaaaacaaatggaaGATCCTGCTGGGTGTCAGCAGCTTGGGAGTTGTATTTGTCATGTTTTATTTTACCCACTTGGAGGAGACACCCATCACTGGGCGTGCTCGACTGTTGGTGTTTGGCAAAGAGCATTTTAGGGAGCTGTCACAGATGGAATATGATATG tggatgGAGCAGTTCAAAAATCAGATGTTACCTGAGACAGATGCACGCTACCAGGTTGTGGAGAGAGTTGTTGGGCAtttgtctgaaagcaacaaGGACATCCCCCAAGTCTCGGCTCTCCAGTGGGTTATCCACGTGGTGGATGAACCAGGTGTAAATGCTTTTGTGCTTCCA AATGGTCAAGTGTTTGTTTTTACTGGGTTACTGGATGCAGTTTCTGATATTCATCAGCTGTCATTTATTTTAGGACATGAAATAGCTCATGCTGTGCTGGAACATGCA GCAGAGAAAGCCAGCCTGGTTCACTTCTTGGATTTTCTCTCACTCATCTTTCTCACTATGATTTGGGCCATCTGTCCTCGTGATAGTTTGGCAGTTGTTGGCCAGTGGATTCAGAGCAAGTTGCAGGAG TTCATGTTTGATAGACCCTACAGCAGAACCCTGGAGGCTGAAGCTGATAAAGTGGGACTTCAGTTTGCTGCAAAG GCTCTTAAAATAAGAGAGAGATGCAATTGCCCATCTCTTTCTGGACCAGATCCTCGCCTTATTTTCAAACTTAACATGCAGCATCTCCTGGAATCATCTAAAGGTCGAGGACCCCCAAATTCTACCAAGCAAGATCCCTCAAAACCAAAGCTGGACTTTCCTCACACTCAAAAAGTGGAAGATATGCCAGTGACTTTTGCAGTTAAACCCACGAACTGA